The following are encoded together in the Phaseolus vulgaris cultivar G19833 chromosome 9, P. vulgaris v2.0, whole genome shotgun sequence genome:
- the LOC137822337 gene encoding uncharacterized protein gives MGSTANNNNNDISEEHRTILQTLQIQMQELLQKGVIDQLRQDEERKRREEERQQHAEEIAQLKEQNKRLLDRLEQSEREGHSRAPSPSPFQSGTRTIAQAIPHTSLVQHTRQSVKPVTPNEVANPKGHPFTDDIIATPLPDKWRGLTINLYDGSTDPDEHLNIFRTQMTLYTTDRTVWCKVFPTSLREGPLGWFSDLPPNSIASFDALELKFTTQYATSRPHRTSSMSLLNVKQERGESLRTFMNRFSKVCMNIRNLNPEIAMHHLVSAILPGRFTESLIKRPPCNMDELRTRATKFMQIEEHIDYHRKTYVENTDKSKGIRPPTIPTDRERHRPNGGPRFHNYTPLIVPRGKVLDEALQIELIPTLRPSQTPPNADTSKRCQYHRNYGHTTEGCQALKDKIEELVQAGHLRKFVKTTITAPRSPQRDHDPRERSGRRDDRTRDNHYRSNRRKRSESPIRRTRPKSESPERRSRTKQKVRTVINTIAGPVSLGQPPQEINYIAGGFAGGGCSNSARKKHLRAIQSVHSTPTQRRPHIPPITFTDEDFAAIDPSQDDPMVITVEIDKFAIAKVLVDQGSSVDILYWETFKKMKIPEAEIQPYNEQIVGFSGERVDTKGFIDLYTTFGDDYLSKTINIRYLLVNANTSYNILLGRPSINRLKAIVSTPHLAMKFPSVNGDIATVHVDQKTARECYVASLKVEPTRRLYTTSAERTTERRGRSTERRSRGRESRRHLVALVDLDPRLDDPRMEAGEDLQPIFLRDKDRKTYMGTSLKPDDRETIGKTLTKNADLFAWTAADMPGVKSDVITHRLSVYTEARPIAQKKRKLGEERRKAAREETDKLIQAGFIQKAHYTTWLANVVMVKKTNGKWRMCVDYTDLNKACPKDSYPLPTIDRLVDGAAGHQILSFLDAYSGYNQIQMYHRDREKTAFRTDSDNFFYEVMPFGLKNAGATYQRLMDHVFHDMIGRNVEVYVDDIVVKSDSCEQHVSDLKEVFQALRQYRMRLNPEKCAFGVEGGKFLGFMLTHRGIEANPEKCKAITEMRSPNGLKEIQRLVGRLTSLSRFVPKLAERTRPIIKLLKKTSKFEWTDECEQNFQQLKAFLASPPVIQKPNAREPIVVYLAVSNEAVSSALVQEIEAEERPVYFVSRVLHDAETRYQMVEKVAFALVITARRMRMYFQNHKVIVRTNYPIMKILTKPDLAGRMIGWAVELSEFHIEYQPRGAIKSQALADFTAELTPYPTERTPRWTLYVDGSSNSRSSGAGVVLEGPGEIVVEQAMKFEFKTSNNQAEYEAIIAGLHLAIELEITNITCKSDSRLVVGQLTGEYEVRETLLQQYFHFVKNLLNRFTEISFQHVRRENNTRADALSRLATLKKKGVHRSAIHVTLAKPSVGTEECMATDTQPNWMTPIKQYLTDGVCDPHLEKTMKLQAARYILIGEDLYRRGYSRPLLKCLGPEQVTYVMTELHEGICGTHSGARTMSAKILRAGYYWPTLQGDCTEYVQKCVKCQEFGTLLYQKPEHLHYILSPWPFVKWGMDIIGPFTPGKGQCKFLLVGIDYFTKWIEAEPLTAITARNVQSFVWKNIVCRFGLPQIIITDNGRQFTDRGLAEFYEKLHIKHIKSSVEHPQTNGQAEAANKVILNELKKRLGPSKGNWTEELLEVLWAYRCTPQSTTQETPYSLTYGTKAMIPVEIGEPSLRRQTLDLDLNKESLLVGLDLINELRDKCKIREEACKIRAARRYNSKVKPRSYQKGDLVWRMRSDARKDGGKFSSNWEGPFRISDTATGGAYYLEYLSGKSVPRTWNATHLKFYYS, from the coding sequence ATGGGCTCAACggcaaacaacaacaacaatgatATCTCTGAAGAGCATAGGACCATACTACAAACCCTCCAGATTCAGATGCAGGAGTTACTCCAAAAAGGAGTCATCGATCAACTTCGCCAGgatgaagaaaggaaaagacGAGAAGAAGAGCGTCAACAACACGCAGAGGAGATAGCACAATTGAAAGAACAGAACAAGAGATTGTTGGATAGACTTGAGCAATCTGAACGCGAAGGGCATTCACGTGCACCTTCTCCATCACCGTTCCAATCAGGAACAAGAACAATAGCCCAGGCTATACCTCACACGTCACTCGTTCAACACACCCGTCAGAGTGTGAAGCCAGTAACCCCAAACGAGGTAGCAAACCCGAAAGGCCATCCGTTCACTGATGACATCATAGCCACTCCTCTCCCTGACAAGTGGAGGGGCCTAACGATAAACCTTTATGACGGTTCCACAGACCCAGACGAACATCTGAATATATTTAGAACTCAAATGACCCTTTACACAACCGACCGAACGGTATGGTGTAAAGTCTTCCCCACCTCTCTCAGGGAAGGCCCCCTTGGATGGTTTTCGGACCTTCCACCCAATTCCATTGCAAGCTTCGACGCTTTGGAATTGAAGTTCACCACGCAATACGCCACAAGTAGACCTCATCGGACATCCTCCATGTCTCTTCTAAATGTCAAACAAGAAAGGGGAGAATCATTGAGAACATTCATGaacagatttagcaaagtgtgtATGAACATTCGTAATCTTAATCCAGAAATAGCCATGCATCATTTGGTCTCGGCCATACTACCAGGAAGGTTCACTGAAAGCCTTATCAAACGACCTCCGTGCAATATGGATGAATTAAGAACAAGAGCAACAAAGTTCATGCAGATAGAAGAACATATTGACTATCATCGAAAAACTTATGTTGAGAACACGGACAAGAGCAAAGGAATTCGTCCCCCCACAATACCGACCGACCGAGAACGACATCGCCCCAATGGGGGACCCCGTTTCCACAACTACACTCCCTTGATTGTACCAAGGGGTAAGGTTCTCGACGAAGCACTGCAGATTGAATTGATTCCGACATTGAGGCCATCACAAACCCCTCCCAATGCCGACACCAGTAAACGTTGCCAATACCATCGTAACTATGGCCACACGACCGAAGGATGCCAAGCActgaaagataaaattgaagagCTCGTCCAGGCCGGTCATCTGCGCAAGTTCGTGAAAACCACCATCACTGCACCCAGGTCACCCCAGCGTGATCATGATCCCCGCGAACGTTCGGGACGAAGAGACGACCGGACCCGTGACAACCACTATCGTTCaaacagaagaaaaagaagcgAAAGTCCGATCAGACGAACGAGGCCTAAAAGCGAAAGCCCTGAACGTAGAAGTCGAACTAAACAAAAAGTTCGCACAGTCATCAATACAATCGCTGGACCGGTGTCGCTCGGTCAGCCCCCTcaagaaattaattacattGCAGGTGGCTTTGCGGGTGGAGGATGCTCTAATTCAGCAAGAAAAAAACATTTGAGAGCAATTCAATCCGTTCATTCGACTCCCACGCAACGCCGACCGCATATACCACCAATCACTTTCACTGACGAAGACTTCGCAGCAATCGATCCATCTCAAGATGACCCCATGGTAATAACTGTGGAGATAGATAAATTTGCAATTGCAAAAGTTTTGGTAGATCAGGGTAGCTCGGTCGACATCCTATATTGGGAAACGTTTAAGAAGATGAAGATTCCAGAAGCAGAGATACAACCCTACAACGAGCAGATAGTTGGTTTCTCAGGGGAAAGAGTGGATACGAAAGGATTTATCGATCTATACACCACGTTCGGGGATGATTACCTCAGCAAGACCATCAACATACGATATCTACTCGTTAATGCCAATACATCGTACAATATTTTGCTCGGTCGACCATCTATCAACAGATTGAAAGCCATTGTCTCAACTCCTCATTTAGCTATGAAGTTCCCCTCGGTCAATGGAGATATAGCAACCGTGCATGTAGACCAGAAGACAGCACGAGAGTGTTATGTAGCTAGCCTGAAGGTGGAGCCGACCCGAAGGCTTTATACCACGTCAGCCGAACGGACCACAGAGCGAAGAGGTCGGTCAACAGAAAGACGCTCCAGAGGAAGAGAATCTAGAAGACACTTGGTCGCTTTAGTCGATCTAGATCCTCGACTGGATGATCCCCGAATGGAAGCAGGAGAAGATCTTCAACCCATATTCCTTCGGGACAAAGACCGGAAAACATACATGGGAACATCCCTCAAACCAGACGACCGAGAGACGATCGgtaaaacattaacaaagaACGCTGATCTTTTCGCCTGGACGGCCGCAGACATGCCAGGGGTAAAATCAGATGTGATTACCCATCGATTGTCTGTTTATACAGAGGCCAGGCCGATCgctcaaaagaaaaggaaactagGTGAAGAACGGCGCAAAGCCGCACGAGAAGAAACCGACAAGCTAATCCAAGCTGGTTTTATTCAAAAGGCCCACTATACGACATGGCTAGCCAATGTAGTGATGGTAAAAAAGacgaatggaaaatggagaatgtgcgtagACTACACAGACCttaacaaggcgtgcccaaaggactcgtaccctCTACCTACTATCGACCGGCTGGTCGACGGTGCAGCCGGTCATCAAATCTTAAGTTTCCTTGATGCTTATTCAGGTtacaatcaaatacaaatgtacCACCGTGATCGAGAAAAAACCGCATTTAGAACAGATTCTGATAATTTCTTCTATGAAGTCATGCCGTTCGGCCTCAAGAATGCAGGAGCCACATACCAGCGACTCATGGATCACGTATTCCACGACATGATCGGTCGGAATGTAGAAGTATACGTTGACGACATCGTCGTCAAATCAGACTCTTGCGAACAACATGTTTCTGACTTAAAAGAGGTTTTTCAAGCCTTGCGTCAATACCGCATGCGTTTAAACCCGGAGAAGTGCGCGTTCGGCGTAGAAGGGGGGAAGTTcttaggcttcatgctcacacATCGGGGTATAGAGGCTAATCCAGAAAAATGCAAGGCAATCACCGAAATGCGAAGTCCCAACGGACTCAAAGAGATCCAGAGACTAGTCGGCCGTCTCACTTCGTTGTCTCGATTCGTACCCAAGCTTGCCGAACGAACGAGACCCATCATAAAACTTCTGAAGAAGACAAGTAAATTTGAATGGACAGATGAATGTGAACAAAATTTCCAACAGTTAAAAGCATTTCTGGCATCTCCAccggtcatccagaaaccgAACGCACGGGAACCCATTGTGGTCTACCTCGCCGTCTCCAATGAAGCGGTGAGTTCCGCTCTGGTACAAGAAATTGAAGCGGAAGAACGACCAGTATATTTTGTAAGTCGAGTCTTACATGACGCAGAAACCCGGTACCAAATGGTCGAAAAAGTTGCCTTCGCTTTGGTCATTACCGCACGACGGATGCGGATGTATTTCCAAAATCACAAGGTCATTGTTAGGACTAACTATCCCATTATGAAGATTCTCACCAAACCTGACCTCGCCGGACGAATGATAGGTTGGGCAGTCGAACTGTCAGAATTCCACATCGAATACCAACCCAGGGGAGCCATCAAGTCCCAAGCCCTCGCCGACTTCACAGCAGAACTCACTCCCTATCCGACCGAACGGACTCCCCGATGGACACTATACGTAGATGGGTCATCTAACAGTCGTTCGTCCGGAGCAGGAGTTGTACTTGAAGGACCAGGGGAGATTGTTGTCGAACAAGCcatgaaatttgaatttaaaacttcCAATAATCAAGCCGAATACGAAGCTATAATCGCAGGTTTGCATCTGGCGATTGAATTGGAGATAACAAATATAACTTGTAAAAGCGACTCCCGTCTAGTCGTCGGACAACTTACAGGGGAGTATGAGGTAAGAGAAACATTACTCCAACAGTATTTTCATTTCGTAAAAAATCTTCTAAACAGGTTCACAGAAATCTCCTTCCAACACGTACGGAGGGAAAATAATACTAGGGCGGACGCTCTATCGAGATTGGCTACCCTAAAAAAGAAAGGCGTCCACCGGTCGGCCATACACGTGACCCTGGCTAAACCAAGTGTTGGTACCGAAGAATGCATGGCGACTGACACCCAACCTAACTGGATGACTCCCATAAAACAATATCTTACCGATGGTGTATGCGATCCACATTTGGAGAAAACGATGAAGTTACAAGCCGCCCGATACATACTGATTGGCGAAGATCTTTACAGGAGAGGGTATTCCCGTCCCCTCCTAAAATGCCTTGGTCCAGAACAAGTCACTTATGTAATGACCGAGTtacacgaagggatatgcggaaccCATTCAGGAGCGCGGACTATGTCCGCCAAAATTCTAAgagcaggatactactggccgaccttACAGGGAGATTGCACTGAATACGTTCAAAAGTGCGTGAAATGTCAAGAGTTCGGCACCTTATTGTACCAAAAACCAGAACACTTGCACTACATCCTATCCCCTTGGCCGTTCGTGAAATGGGGAATGGATATTATCGGACCTTTCACACCCGGAAAAGGGCAATGCAAGTTCCTACTGGTGGGTATAGATTACTTTACCAAATGGATTGAGGCTGAACCACTAACAGCCATCACCGCCCGGAACGTACAaagctttgtgtggaaaaacattgtcTGCAGGTTCGGCCTACCTCAGATCATTATCACAGACAACGGTCGACAGTTCACCGACCGTGGGCTAGCTGAATTCTATGAGAAACTTCACATCAAACATATAAAGAGttcggtcgaacaccctcaaACCAACGGTCAGGCGGAAGCCGCCAACAAAGTTATTCTCAATGAGTTAAAGAAGAGACTTGGCCCGTCCAAGGGAAATTGGACTGAAGAATTGTTAGAGGTTCTGTGGGCTTATCGTTGTACTCCCCAGTCAACAACTCAAGAAACACCTTATAGCCTGACGTACGGCACAAAAGCCATGATTCCGGTCGAAATCGGCGAGCCTTCACTACGCCGACAGACGTTAGACCTAGACTTAAACAAGGAAAGTCTACTAGTCGGCCTCGACCTCATCAATGAATTAAGGGACAAATGCAAGATAAGGGAAGAAGCATGCAAGATACGAGCAGCACGAAGGTACAACTCCAAAGTGAAGCCACGAAGCTATCAGAAAGGAGATCTAGTTTGGCGCATGCGCAGCGACGCCCGGAAGGACGGaggaaagttttcaagcaatTGGGAAGGTCCGTTCCGCATCTCCGACACAGCAACAGGAGGAGCTTATTACTTAGAATATTTGTCAGGAAAATCTgtaccgagaacgtggaatgccacgcatctcaaattctaTTACAGTTGA
- the LOC137823148 gene encoding short-chain dehydrogenase TIC 32 B, chloroplastic-like isoform X1 gives MLFVSATLQNEPMKATLRYLAGMAGPSGFGSNSTAEQVTEDSSCFLSSPLTALITGASSGIGAETARVLAKRGVRVVIAARDLKKAREVKRNIQKESPKAEVVLLEIDLSSFGSVQRFCSEFLALELPLNILINNAGIFCQNLEFSEDKIETTFATNYLGHFLLTEILLDKMIETAEKTGIQGRIINVSSVIHSWVKKDGFRFNDILSGKKYNGTRAYAQSKLANILHAKEIAKQLKARNARVTINAVHPGIVKTGIIRAHKGLLTGSSNNVLCCSELKNRSDKWKILCRL, from the exons ATGTTATTTGTCTCTGCAACACTCCAAAACGAACCCATGAAGGCAACTCTAAGATACTTAGCAGGAATGGCAGGCCCTAGTGGTTTTGGCTCAAACTCCACCGCTGAACAAGTCACTGAAGATTCTTCTTGCTTCCTTTCTTCACCTCTAACCGCTCTCATCACTG GAGCAAGTTCTGGTATTGGAGCTGAAACAGCTAGAGTGTTGGCAAAGAGAGGAGTGAGAGTTGTGATTGCTGCAAGGGACTTGAAGAAGGCCAGGGAAGTGAAAAGGAACATACAAAAGGAGAGTCCAAAGGCTGAGGTTGTTCTGTTGGAGATTGATCTTAGCTCTTTTGGTTCTGTACAGAGATTTTGTTCCGAGTTCTTAGCTTTAGAACTTCCCCTTAATATTCTCAT aAACAACGCAGGGATATTTTGTCAAAACTTGGAGTTCTCTGAGGATAAAATTGAGACCACATTTGCTACAAATTACTTAG GTCATTTTTTGTTAACAGAAATCTTACTAGACAAAATGATAGAGACGGCAGAGAAGACAGGTATTCAAGGAAGAATAATAAACGTTTCTTCTGTCATACATAGCTGGGTGAAGAAAGATGGTTTTCGTTTCAACGACATACTCAGTGGAAAAAA ATATAATGGCACACGCGCTTATGCTCAGTCAAAATTGGCAAATATTTTGCATGCCAAGGAAATAGCCAAGCAACTCAAG GCAAGGAATGCAAGAGTAACTATCAATGCAGTACATCCAGGCATTGTGAAGACAGGAATTATTAGAGCTCATAAGGGTTTACTAACGG GGAGCAGCAACAACGTGTTATGTTGCTCTGAGCTCAAAAACAGAAGTGATAAGTGGAAAATACTTTGCAGATTGTAA
- the LOC137823148 gene encoding short-chain dehydrogenase TIC 32 A, chloroplastic-like isoform X2: MKATLRYLAGMAGPSGFGSNSTAEQVTEDSSCFLSSPLTALITGASSGIGAETARVLAKRGVRVVIAARDLKKAREVKRNIQKESPKAEVVLLEIDLSSFGSVQRFCSEFLALELPLNILINNAGIFCQNLEFSEDKIETTFATNYLGHFLLTEILLDKMIETAEKTGIQGRIINVSSVIHSWVKKDGFRFNDILSGKKYNGTRAYAQSKLANILHAKEIAKQLKARNARVTINAVHPGIVKTGIIRAHKGLLTDSLFFIASKLLKTTSQGAATTCYVALSSKTEVISGKYFADCNESKCSSLANDESEAQKLWNNTHALLLKRLRQATI; encoded by the exons ATGAAGGCAACTCTAAGATACTTAGCAGGAATGGCAGGCCCTAGTGGTTTTGGCTCAAACTCCACCGCTGAACAAGTCACTGAAGATTCTTCTTGCTTCCTTTCTTCACCTCTAACCGCTCTCATCACTG GAGCAAGTTCTGGTATTGGAGCTGAAACAGCTAGAGTGTTGGCAAAGAGAGGAGTGAGAGTTGTGATTGCTGCAAGGGACTTGAAGAAGGCCAGGGAAGTGAAAAGGAACATACAAAAGGAGAGTCCAAAGGCTGAGGTTGTTCTGTTGGAGATTGATCTTAGCTCTTTTGGTTCTGTACAGAGATTTTGTTCCGAGTTCTTAGCTTTAGAACTTCCCCTTAATATTCTCAT aAACAACGCAGGGATATTTTGTCAAAACTTGGAGTTCTCTGAGGATAAAATTGAGACCACATTTGCTACAAATTACTTAG GTCATTTTTTGTTAACAGAAATCTTACTAGACAAAATGATAGAGACGGCAGAGAAGACAGGTATTCAAGGAAGAATAATAAACGTTTCTTCTGTCATACATAGCTGGGTGAAGAAAGATGGTTTTCGTTTCAACGACATACTCAGTGGAAAAAA ATATAATGGCACACGCGCTTATGCTCAGTCAAAATTGGCAAATATTTTGCATGCCAAGGAAATAGCCAAGCAACTCAAG GCAAGGAATGCAAGAGTAACTATCAATGCAGTACATCCAGGCATTGTGAAGACAGGAATTATTAGAGCTCATAAGGGTTTACTAACGG ATTCCCTATTTTTTATCGCATCAAAGTTACTCAAAACAACATCACAG GGAGCAGCAACAACGTGTTATGTTGCTCTGAGCTCAAAAACAGAAGTGATAAGTGGAAAATACTTTGCAGATTGTAACGAGAGTAAATGCTCGAGCCTAGCAAATGACGAGTCGGAAGCACAAAAGCTATGGAACAACACCCATGCCTTGCTTCTGAAACGACTACGTCAAGCAACAATTTGA
- the LOC137823147 gene encoding kinetochore protein SPC25 homolog, with the protein MASICDTDIPLQLKNIDAFVASYRNSLQSLTATAIKAARSQSELTEVKAKLREAEDGLVKALAVKTRREAKRMAIKDAIASVKERVEVMKIRIQKRRIKSEECATVVSQHRLVLAASEQKSNESNELKDEVQEAISWYNRILGFHVEAGHGVKFTFKNINVNNPNEEFCFTIRHADDMYTLLNCEPSLKDIDKLIHELNKTNGLFKFVRTMRRKFQESVTQGSLSMTTNEHQESTFISASAPVLSVLTITEGNEHQGEPTKGNTHLQKQVNRRRVKSAILSPGSASSVCQSPRLKAWK; encoded by the exons ATGGCGTCAATTTGCGACACCGATATCCCGCTCCAACTGAAGAACATCGACGCTTTCGTCGCTTCTTACAGAAACTCCCTCCAATCCCTCACTGCCACCGCAATCAAAGCCGCGCGATCTCAAT cTGAACTGACAGAGGTTAAAGCTAAACTGAGGGAGGCCGAGGATGGATTGGTAAAGGCGCTGGCAG TTAAGACTCGGAGAGAAGCGAAGCGAATGGCTATTAAGGACGCTATTGCTTCTGTGAAGGAAAGAGTTGAAGTTATGAAGATAAGGATTCAGAAGCGGAGAATCAAGAGCGAAGAATGTGCCACTGTTGTATCGCAACACCGGCTTG TTTTGGCGGCATCTGAACAGAAATCAAATGAAAGCAATGAACTTAAAGATGAAGTCCAGGAGGCCATATCTTGGTACAATAGGATCCTTGGTTTTCATGTTGAAGCTGGACATG GGGTAAAATTCACTTTCAAGAATATCAATGTGAACAACCCAAATGAAGAGTTCTGTTTTACCATCCGTCATGCAGATGACATGTATACAT TGCTAAATTGTGAACCATCTCTCAAAGATATCGACAAGTTGATCCATGAATTAAACAAGACAAATGGGCTATTTAAATTTGTCAGAACAATGAGGAGAAAGTTTCAAGAATCAGTGACACAAG GCAGTCTATCTATGACAACAAATGAACACCAAGAGTCTACCTTCATCTCTGCATCTGCACCAGTTTTGTCAGTATTAACCATTACTGAAGGAAATGAGCATCAAGGTGAACCCACCAAAGGTAATACACATCTCCAGAAACAAGTCAATCGAAGAAGGGTAAAATCTGCAATTCTATCTCCTGGATCTGCATCATCTGTTTGTCAATCTCCTCGTTTGAAG GCCTGGAAATGA